In Candidatus Methylacidiphilales bacterium, the following are encoded in one genomic region:
- a CDS encoding bifunctional rhamnulose-1-phosphate aldolase/short-chain dehydrogenase — translation MKYQYVNHVWNDQAAAKLSPAERLVYRSNALGSDQRITNTGGGNTSSKIMETDPLTGEKVEVLWVKGSGGDLRTSKKENFSSLYQDKLVALQKLYASRSDKGLKSAAEDDMVGMYTHATFNLNPRASSIDTPLHSFLPGKHVDHMHPNAIIAIAASKNCIKLTKEIFGGEMEYVPWMRPGFELGLAMQEIARKNPKTQAIMMGQHGFISWDNDDKACYELTLGFIEKAAAYIEKKYAEKGGDAKAFGGAKYQSLPQEERNRTLAAILPWLRGQVSQQKRFIGTVQDDEKILRFVNSADAPRLAELGTSCPDHFLRTKIKPLYVAWNPQKDDVAKLKALLQSGLEQYRKDYAAYYNACKHANSPAMRDPNPTVVLIPGLGMIAWGKDKSESRVTAEFYNCAVEVMRGAEAIDEYIALPQQEAFDIEYWLLEEAKLQRMPAEKELARQVVIVVGAGSGIGKETAHRLVKEGAHLVCVDLNAEAAQATAKEITDKYGLGIGVAGTGISGCGPAVGLAANITDRASIRAMLDQVALAYGGFDSICVTAGIFVPSDTTGHIPDDKWALTFGINVSGSYFVADEAYKTWKEQGLTGNLVLTTSANAAVAKKGSVAYDTSKAAANHLVRELAIELSPLVRVNGVAPATVVQGSAMFPRDRVIGSLAKYNIPYTEDEATDSLVTKLAQFYADRTLTKSPITPADQAEAYFLLVTKRLSKTTGQVITVDGGLHEAFLR, via the coding sequence ATGAAATATCAGTATGTGAATCATGTTTGGAACGATCAAGCGGCCGCGAAGCTCTCTCCTGCGGAGCGACTGGTTTACCGCTCGAATGCGTTGGGGTCGGATCAACGGATCACCAACACCGGCGGGGGGAACACCTCCTCGAAGATCATGGAAACCGATCCCCTGACCGGCGAAAAGGTCGAGGTGCTCTGGGTGAAGGGTTCCGGCGGCGATCTGCGGACCTCCAAGAAAGAAAATTTTTCCTCGTTGTATCAGGACAAGCTGGTGGCGTTGCAGAAGCTGTATGCCTCCCGCAGCGACAAAGGGCTCAAGTCGGCGGCCGAGGATGACATGGTTGGCATGTATACCCACGCGACCTTCAACCTGAACCCGCGGGCCTCGTCGATTGACACGCCGCTGCACAGTTTCCTTCCGGGGAAGCACGTCGACCACATGCACCCGAACGCCATCATCGCCATCGCGGCGAGCAAGAACTGCATCAAGCTGACCAAGGAGATCTTCGGTGGGGAAATGGAATACGTTCCCTGGATGCGTCCCGGCTTCGAACTCGGGCTGGCGATGCAGGAAATCGCCCGCAAGAATCCGAAGACCCAAGCCATCATGATGGGGCAGCACGGCTTCATCTCTTGGGACAACGACGACAAGGCCTGCTACGAACTGACCCTCGGCTTCATTGAGAAAGCCGCGGCCTACATCGAGAAGAAATACGCCGAAAAAGGCGGGGACGCCAAGGCCTTTGGTGGCGCCAAATACCAGTCCCTCCCACAGGAGGAGCGGAACCGCACCCTGGCGGCCATCCTCCCCTGGCTGCGCGGACAGGTCAGCCAGCAGAAGCGTTTCATTGGCACGGTGCAGGACGATGAAAAGATCCTGCGCTTCGTCAATTCCGCCGACGCCCCCCGCCTGGCGGAGCTGGGCACATCCTGCCCCGACCACTTCCTCCGCACCAAAATCAAGCCGCTCTATGTGGCTTGGAACCCCCAGAAGGACGATGTGGCCAAACTCAAGGCCCTGCTCCAGTCCGGCTTGGAACAATACCGCAAGGATTACGCCGCTTACTACAACGCCTGCAAGCACGCCAACTCCCCGGCCATGCGGGATCCGAATCCGACCGTCGTCCTCATTCCCGGTCTCGGCATGATCGCCTGGGGCAAGGACAAGTCGGAGTCGCGCGTCACGGCCGAATTCTACAACTGCGCGGTGGAAGTCATGCGCGGGGCCGAGGCCATCGACGAATACATCGCCCTGCCGCAGCAGGAAGCCTTCGACATCGAATACTGGCTGTTGGAAGAGGCGAAGCTTCAACGCATGCCGGCAGAAAAAGAACTGGCCCGCCAAGTGGTGATCGTGGTCGGCGCCGGATCGGGCATCGGCAAGGAAACCGCCCACCGTTTGGTCAAGGAAGGGGCACACCTCGTCTGCGTGGACCTGAATGCCGAAGCCGCCCAGGCCACGGCCAAAGAAATCACCGACAAATACGGTTTGGGCATCGGCGTCGCAGGCACCGGCATCAGCGGTTGTGGTCCGGCGGTGGGCCTCGCGGCCAACATCACCGACCGCGCTTCCATCCGCGCCATGCTGGACCAGGTGGCCCTGGCCTACGGCGGATTTGATTCCATCTGTGTCACCGCCGGGATCTTTGTTCCCAGTGACACGACAGGCCACATTCCCGATGACAAGTGGGCGCTCACATTCGGCATCAATGTATCCGGCAGCTACTTCGTGGCCGATGAAGCCTACAAGACGTGGAAGGAGCAGGGCCTGACCGGCAATCTGGTCCTCACCACCAGCGCGAACGCGGCGGTGGCCAAGAAGGGTTCCGTGGCTTACGACACCAGCAAAGCGGCGGCCAACCACTTGGTGCGCGAACTCGCCATCGAGTTGAGCCCGCTGGTCCGCGTCAACGGGGTTGCTCCCGCCACCGTGGTCCAAGGGAGCGCGATGTTCCCCCGGGACCGCGTCATTGGGTCGCTGGCGAAATACAACATTCCCTACACCGAAGACGAGGCCACGGATTCCTTGGTGACCAAACTGGCGCAGTTCTACGCCGACCGGACGTTGACCAAGTCGCCGATCACCCCCGCTGACCAGGCCGAGGCCTACTTTTTGCTCGTGACCAAGCGTCTGAGCAAAACCACCGGCCAGGTCATCACGGTGGATGGCGGGCTGCACGAGGCCTTCCTGCGTTAG
- a CDS encoding type II toxin-antitoxin system prevent-host-death family antitoxin: MTVKEVGAFEAKTHLSQLLDEVEQGGRIYITRHGKRIAELSPVAPKKKAKFGCAKGPGFYMAPDFDAPLEEFKDYM, encoded by the coding sequence ATGACGGTCAAAGAAGTCGGGGCCTTTGAGGCCAAGACCCATCTGTCCCAGCTTTTGGATGAGGTGGAGCAAGGGGGAAGGATCTACATCACCCGCCATGGGAAACGGATTGCGGAGTTGTCGCCGGTGGCGCCGAAGAAGAAGGCCAAGTTCGGTTGCGCCAAGGGACCGGGATTTTACATGGCCCCGGATTTCGACGCTCCCTTGGAGGAATTCAAGGATTACATGTGA
- a CDS encoding YhcH/YjgK/YiaL family protein has product MIYDQLPRQGLYRHLHPGFAAAFDYLLGFEPATLDGRVDLDGDRCFALIQTYETQPATDKKYEAHLKYIDLQYLISGEEVIYHRPLALLREVIPYIEEKDVAKYEGDDDQALVMRPGDFSILYPHDGHKPGCTFRTTQEVRKVVFKIAVASP; this is encoded by the coding sequence ATGATCTATGACCAACTCCCCCGGCAGGGCCTTTACCGGCATCTCCACCCCGGCTTTGCCGCCGCGTTTGATTATCTCCTGGGTTTTGAACCGGCGACGCTGGACGGACGGGTGGATCTGGATGGGGACCGTTGCTTTGCCTTGATCCAGACCTATGAGACCCAGCCGGCAACGGACAAGAAATACGAGGCCCATCTCAAGTACATTGACTTGCAATACCTGATCAGCGGAGAAGAGGTCATTTACCACCGGCCCCTGGCCTTGTTGCGGGAGGTCATCCCCTACATCGAGGAAAAAGACGTGGCCAAATATGAGGGCGATGATGACCAGGCCCTGGTCATGCGCCCGGGGGATTTTTCCATCCTCTACCCCCACGACGGCCACAAGCCGGGTTGCACCTTCCGGACCACTCAAGAAGTCAGAAAAGTGGTGTTCAAGATTGCCGTTGCTTCTCCCTGA
- a CDS encoding DeoR/GlpR family DNA-binding transcription regulator, with translation MLALERHRRILDWVNTQGSARTAEIAQTLAVTEETVRRDFEKLERDGQLLRYHGGAVRLEAARRDPSHSSRESAHVAAKQAMAAVALQQIETGDTLLFDASSSALQLARLLPDMNLTVLTSAIKVAAELSERPSIRVVMTGGVLRPHSMSCTGPLVEQSLECYHIQKAFLSCLGVDATRGLSEANDEQAALKRKMIDLSDRTYLLADHSKLGLQSSFFFAKLGDIHTLITDREPDAAFRDHLGQSGAQLLLANEAVPKTPASP, from the coding sequence ATGCTGGCCCTCGAACGACATCGCCGAATCCTCGACTGGGTCAATACCCAGGGAAGCGCACGCACTGCGGAAATCGCCCAAACTCTGGCCGTGACCGAAGAGACCGTCCGCCGGGATTTCGAGAAACTGGAGCGCGACGGCCAGTTGCTCCGCTACCACGGAGGGGCCGTCCGGCTCGAAGCCGCCCGCCGCGACCCCAGCCACAGCAGCCGGGAATCCGCCCATGTGGCCGCCAAGCAAGCCATGGCCGCGGTGGCCCTGCAACAGATTGAAACCGGCGACACCCTTCTCTTCGACGCCAGTTCCTCCGCCCTCCAACTGGCCCGCCTCCTCCCCGACATGAACCTCACCGTGCTGACCAGCGCCATCAAGGTTGCCGCGGAACTTTCCGAGCGACCGTCCATCCGCGTGGTCATGACCGGCGGCGTGCTGCGTCCGCATTCCATGTCCTGTACCGGCCCCTTGGTCGAGCAATCGCTGGAGTGTTACCACATCCAGAAAGCCTTCCTCTCCTGCCTTGGGGTGGATGCGACCCGGGGCTTGAGCGAAGCCAACGACGAACAGGCCGCCCTCAAACGGAAGATGATCGACCTCTCCGACCGGACCTACCTCCTGGCCGACCACAGCAAGCTCGGCCTCCAGTCCTCTTTCTTCTTCGCCAAGCTCGGCGACATCCACACGCTCATCACGGATCGCGAACCCGATGCCGCCTTCCGCGACCACCTCGGCCAGTCCGGGGCCCAACTCCTTCTGGCCAACGAAGCCGTTCCCAAAACCCCCGCCTCCCCATGA